Proteins from one Xenorhabdus griffiniae genomic window:
- the ndk gene encoding nucleoside-diphosphate kinase, whose product MTIERTFSIIKPNAVKKDAIGSIYARFESAGFKIIAAKMLHLTREQAEGFYAEHKGRPFFDGLVAFMTSGPIMVQVLEGENAVQRHRDLMGATNPDNALAGTLRADYADSFTENAVHGSDSPESASREIAYFFSDDEIFPRF is encoded by the coding sequence ATGACAATTGAACGTACTTTTTCCATTATTAAACCCAACGCAGTGAAGAAAGATGCTATCGGTTCTATTTATGCCCGCTTTGAAAGTGCTGGGTTTAAAATTATCGCCGCCAAAATGTTGCATTTGACGCGCGAACAGGCGGAAGGTTTTTATGCTGAACACAAAGGCCGCCCTTTCTTTGATGGTTTGGTGGCGTTCATGACCTCTGGCCCAATTATGGTACAGGTTCTGGAAGGTGAAAATGCCGTTCAACGTCACCGCGATCTAATGGGGGCTACCAATCCTGATAATGCGTTGGCTGGCACTCTGCGTGCAGATTATGCCGACAGCTTTACTGAAAATGCGGTTCACGGTTCAGACTCTCCTGAATCTGCAAGTCGTGAAATTGCTTACTTTTTCAGTGACGATGAAATTTTCCCACGTTTTTAA
- a CDS encoding bifunctional tRNA (adenosine(37)-C2)-methyltransferase TrmG/ribosomal RNA large subunit methyltransferase RlmN, translated as MSQLNETVPPATSAVSVTPEKKNGKVNLLDLNRKQMRQFFVDMGEKPFRADQVMKWIYHYCYDDFEQMTDINKVLRAKLQQVAEIKAPEVAEEQRSADGTIKWAITVGDQQVETVYIPEDDRATLCVSSQVGCALECKFCSTAQQGFNRNLRVSEIIGQVWRAAKIIGSLKSSGRRPITNVVMMGMGEPLLNLNNVVPAMEIMMDDFGFGLSKRRVTLSTSGVVPALDKLGDMIDVALAISLHAPTDDIRDEIVPINRKYNIEEFLAGVRRYLTKSNANQGRVTVEYVMLDHVNDSVEQAHQLAECLKDTPSKINLIPWNPFPGAPYGRSSNSRIDRFAKVLMGYGFTTIVRKTRGDDIDAACGQLAGDVIDRTKRTMKKRLAGEPIQVKTV; from the coding sequence ATGTCCCAACTTAACGAAACCGTACCACCTGCAACTTCCGCCGTATCCGTCACGCCTGAAAAGAAAAACGGTAAAGTCAATTTGCTCGATCTTAACCGTAAACAAATGCGTCAGTTTTTTGTCGATATGGGAGAGAAACCTTTTCGTGCCGATCAGGTCATGAAATGGATTTACCATTACTGCTATGACGATTTTGAGCAGATGACCGATATCAACAAAGTGCTCCGGGCAAAATTACAACAAGTTGCTGAAATCAAAGCACCTGAAGTTGCAGAAGAGCAACGCTCTGCTGATGGCACAATCAAATGGGCGATTACTGTTGGTGATCAACAGGTTGAAACGGTTTATATCCCAGAAGATGATCGTGCGACACTGTGTGTTTCATCTCAGGTGGGGTGTGCTTTAGAGTGTAAATTTTGTTCTACGGCTCAGCAGGGCTTTAACCGTAATCTGCGAGTTTCCGAGATTATTGGTCAGGTTTGGCGTGCTGCCAAGATTATAGGATCACTGAAATCCAGTGGTCGTCGCCCCATTACCAACGTAGTGATGATGGGAATGGGGGAACCATTACTCAATTTGAATAATGTCGTGCCAGCAATGGAAATCATGATGGATGACTTCGGCTTTGGTTTGTCGAAACGCCGTGTAACATTGTCAACGTCTGGTGTTGTTCCTGCGCTGGATAAACTGGGGGATATGATCGATGTTGCACTGGCAATTTCCTTACATGCACCCACTGACGACATTCGTGATGAAATTGTGCCAATTAACCGCAAGTACAATATTGAAGAGTTTCTGGCGGGAGTACGTCGTTACCTGACAAAATCCAATGCTAACCAGGGACGTGTAACGGTGGAATATGTGATGCTTGATCATGTCAACGACAGCGTTGAGCAGGCTCATCAGTTAGCCGAATGCCTGAAAGATACCCCCAGCAAGATCAACCTGATCCCGTGGAACCCGTTCCCAGGTGCACCTTATGGACGCAGTTCAAATAGCCGCATCGATCGTTTTGCCAAGGTCCTGATGGGATACGGTTTTACAACCATTGTGCGTAAAACGAGGGGAGATGATATTGATGCCGCATGTGGACAGCTTGCCGGTGATGTCATTGACAGAACCAAGCGAACCATGAAAAAACGCCTTGCAGGTGAACCTATTCAGGTAAAAACAGTCTAA